One Mercurialis annua linkage group LG3, ddMerAnnu1.2, whole genome shotgun sequence DNA window includes the following coding sequences:
- the LOC126673729 gene encoding hydroxyproline O-galactosyltransferase HPGT1 — MMYSSGSKGLNNRVSSTALYGSRISLLLLSMFATFSAIYVAGRLWQDTETRVYLIKELDKITGQGRAAISVDDTLKIISCREQQKKLSAIEMELAAAKQEGFSSSILTEKDSKNSKKRHLAVIGIFTTFGRKNNRNAIRKAWMGTGTALKKLENEKGIVVRFIVGRSANRGDSSDRAIDDENRQANDFIILDNHVEAVEEFPKKAKLFFAHVVDKWDAEFYVKVNDNVYVNIDALGTTLAAHLNKPRVYIGCMKSGEVFSEPSRKWYEPDWWKFGDKKSYFRHASGEMYVISQALAKFVSINRDILRTYGHDDVSAGSWFIGLDVKHVDEGKLCCSSWSSGAICAGV, encoded by the exons ATGATGTATAGCAGTGGCAGTAAAGGATTGAACAATAGAGTATCTTCTACTGCACTTTATGGATCAAGAATTTCACTTCTATTGCTCTCAATGTTTGCAACTTTCTCTGCAATTTATGTGGCTGGCAG ATTGTGGCAGGATACAGAGACCAGAGTTTATTTGATTAAAGAACTTGATAAAATAACTGGCCAG GGACGAGCTGCTATTTCGGTGGACGATACATTGAAGATAATTTCATGCAG GGAGCAACAAAAGAAGTTATCAGCTATTGAGATGGAATTGGCTGCAGCTAAACAAGAGGGTTTTAGTTCAAGCATATTAACAGAGAAAGATAgtaaaaattcaaagaaaagaCATCTAGCAGTCATAGGAATATTTACAACATTTGGCAGAAAGAACAACAGGAACGCTATCCGTAAAGCATGGATGGGAACTG GTACGGCATTGAAGAAATTGGAGAATGAAAAAGGCATAGTTGTTCGTTTCATTGTTGGAAGAAG TGCCAATCGTGGAGACAGTTCAGACAGGGCAATTGATGATGAAAATAGACAAGCCAATGACTTCATTATTCTT GATAACCATGTTGAGGCTGTTGAGGAGTTCCCGAAGAAAGCTAAATTATTCTTTGCTCATGTTGTGGATAAATGGGATGCCGAATTCTATGTGAAAGTCAATGACAATGTATATGTTAATATTG ATGCTCTTGGAACAACATTAGCAGCTCACCTGAACAAGCCACGTGTTTACATTGGTTGTATGAAGTCGGGCGAAGTTTTCTCTGAACC AAGTCGTAAATGGTATGAACCAGATTGGTGGAAGTTTGGTGATAAGAAATC GTACTTTCGCCATGCTTCCGGCGAGATGTATGTCATATCGCAAGCTTTAGCAAAATTCGTATCGATAAACAG AGATATTCTTCGCACTTACGGGCATGATGACGTTAGTGCCGGATCCTGGTTTATTGGGCTTGATGTCAAACATGTAGATGAAGGGAAGCTTTGCTGCTCATCCTGGTCATCAGGTGCTATTTGTGCTGGTGTTTAA
- the LOC126675492 gene encoding uncharacterized protein LOC126675492: MVREKDVCWEYAEKLDGNKVKCRFCQRILNGGISRLKHHLSRLPSKGVNPCSKVRDDVTDRVRAIITSKDDTKEPSGTKKQRPAEAKSPGLLSVTKPLVTMDAVSASSAAKIYPTAASVAPFSLTSQENAERSIALFFFENKLDFSVARSPSYQVMIDAIEKCGPGFTGPSAEFLKTIWLERIKSEVSLQLKDIEKEWATTGCTIIADTWTDNKSRALINFFVSSPSRTFFHKSVDASSYFKNTKCLADLFDSVIQDFGAENVVQIIMDSSFNYTGIGSHILQNYGTIFVSPCASQCINLILEEFAKVDCVNRCILQAQTLSKFIYNNSSMLDLMKKFTGGQELIKTGITKSVSNFLSLQSMLKQRSRMKLMFNSNEYSANTSYSNKAQSLACISIVEDGDFWRAVEESVAISEPFFKVLREVSGGKPAVGSIYELMTRAKESIRTYYIMDESKCKTFLDIVDRKWRDQLHSPLHSAAAFLNPNVQYNPEIKFLVNIKEDFFKVIEKLLPTPDMRRDITNQIFTFTRASGMFGCNLAMEARDTVAPGLWWEQFGDSAPVLQRVAIRILSQVCSTFTFERHWNTFQQIHSEKRNKIDKETLNDLVYINYNLKLTRQMRSKSSETDPIQFDDIDMTSEWVEETENPSPTQWLDRFGSALDGSDLNTRQFNAAIFGASDPLFGL, from the exons A TGGTTCGAGAAAAAGATGTTTGTTGGGAATATGCTGAGAAATTGGATGGAAACAAGGTGAAATGCAGATTTTGCCAGAGAATCTTGAATGGTGGAATCAGTAGATTGAAGCATCATCTATCCCGACTTCCAAGTAAAGGCGTAAATCCATGTAGCAAGGTGAGGGATGATGTTACCGACAGAGTAAGGGCGATAATAACGTCAAAGGACGACACTAAAGAACCTTCTGGTACTAAAAAGCAAAGGCCTGCAGAAGCCAAATCTCCTGGACTTTTATCTGTAACTAAACCTCTCGTGACTATGGACGCGGTATCTGCATCTTCAGCTGCTAAAATTTATCCTACTGCTGCATCGGTTGCCCCTTTCTCTTTAACTAGTCAAGAAAATGCTGAAAGAAGTATCGCGTTGTTCTTCTTTGAGAATAAGCTGGACTTTAGTGTTGCTCGTTCTCCGTCCTATCAGGTTATGATCGATGCAATAGAAAAATGCGGTCCAGGATTTACAGGTCCTTCAGCAGAATTCTTAAAGACTATATGGTTGGAAAGGATTAAGTCTGAAGTGAGCTTGCAATTGAAAGATATCGAGAAAGAGTGGGCTACCACAGGCTGTACTATCATTGCTGACACATGGACTGACAACAAATCTCGAGCTTTGATTAACTTTTTTGTTTCCTCGCCCTCGAGAACCTTCTTTCACAAGTCTGTAGATGCATCATCGTACTTTAAGAATACCAAGTGTCTTGCGGATTTATTTGATTCTGTTATCCAGGACTTTGGAGCTGAAAATGTTGTGCAGATAATTATGGACAGTAGTTTCAACTATACTGGCATTGGCAGCCATATTTTGCAGAATTATGGAACCATTTTCGTATCTCCGTGTGCTTCTCAATGTATAAACTTAATCTTGGAGGAGTTCGCTAAGGTAGATTGTGTGAACAGATGTATCTTACAAGCGCAAACACTGTCGAAGTTTATATACAACAATTCCTCCATGCTTGATCTGATGAAGAAATTTACTGGAGGGCAGGAACTAATCAAAACTGGTATTACAAAATCTGTGTCCAATTTTCTATCACTGCAGTCAATGTTAAAGCAAAGATCAAGAATGAAGCTAATGTTCAACAGCAATGAGTATTCTGCAAACACATCATATTCAAATAAAGCACAAAGCCTAGCTTGTATATCGATTGTTGAGGATGGTGATTTCTGGAGGGCCGTCGAAGAAAGTGTAGCCATCTCCGAGCCTTTTTTCAAGGTATTGAGAGAAGTATCCGGTGGTAAACCTGCTGTGGGGTCTATCTATGAATTAATGACAAGAGCGAAAGAATCAATAAGGACTTACTACATAATGGACGAGAGTAAATGCAAGACGTTTCTAGATATAGTGGACCGGAAGTGGCGAGATCAACTCCATTCACCTCTTCATTCAGCAGCTGCTTTTTTGAACCCGAATGTTCAGTATAATCCTGAAATAAAATTTCTTGTAAATATCAAAGAGGATTTCTTCAAGGTTATCGAGAAACTACTTCCTACTCCTGATATGAGACGTGACATCACCAATCAAATATTTACTTTCACAAGGGCAAGTGGAATGTTTGGTTGCAATTTAGCAATGGAGGCACGAGATACAGTTGCACCTG GGCTTTGGTGGGAACAATTTGGTGACTCTGCACCAGTGTTGCAACGAGTTGCCATCAGAATCCTGAGTCAGGTTTGTAGCACTTTTACGTTTGAGAGACACTGGAACACATTTCAGCAAATTCACTCTGAAAAACGCAATAAGATCGATAAAGAAACCTTGAATGACCTTGTGTACATAAATTACAATCTCAAGTTGACGAGACAAATGAGATCAAAATCTTCAGAAACAGATCCGATCCAATTTGATGACATCGATATGACCTCCGAATGGGTAGAGGAGACTGAGAACCCTAGTCCAACTCAGTGGCTTGATAGATTTGGTTCTGCTTTGGATGGGAGTGATCTGAATACAAGACAGTTCAATGCTGCCATATTTGGTGCAAGTGACCCCTTATTTGGTTTATGA
- the LOC126673730 gene encoding uncharacterized protein LOC126673730, which translates to MDYDFRNRTAPSFSSSSSIPTSHPMYGQSMYPRIGQPQGHAPVPPVARHPSYHQASAPSPSSSGLGIRVALKPEYRITVPPQLSPLAGDIPRSNFHFDFDFERRILAEAEKEVQNWSKLGMENLPFKQTESTSSMGPGADPVVSKYIASGLSREAVPLAVANYGDNPTKVREFVNGFTLLREMGFAPNNIAEALLMYDNDTDKALTHFLNSSS; encoded by the exons ATGGACTACGATTTCAGGAACAGAACCGCCCCTTCCTTCTCCTCATCGTCATCGATTCCGACGAGCCACCCGATGTACGGCCAGTCTATGTATCCAAGAATCGGTCAACCACAAGGCCACGCGCCGGTCCCTCCCGTAGCGCGTCATCCATCGTATCACCAGGCCTCCGCTCCTTCACCTTCTTCTT CAGGATTAGGTATCCGAGTTGCTTTAAAGCCAGAGTATCGGATCACTGTTCCG CCTCAATTGTCTCCATTAGCTGGAGATATTCCGCGAAGCAActttcattttgattttgattttgaacgAAGAATATTAGCGGAAGCGGAGAAGGAAGTTCAGAATTGGAGTAAGCTTGGGATGGAAAATCTTCCATTTAAACAAACCGAATCAACTTCTTCAATG GGTCCAGGTGCAGATCCGGTTGTCAGCAAATACATTGCGTCCGGACTCAGTCGAGAAGCTGTTCCTCTTGCAGTTGCAAACTATGGAGACAATCCAACCAAG GTTCGTGAATTCGTAAATGGCTTCACCCTGCTAAGAGAAATGGGATTCGCGCCCAACAATATAGCTGAAGCTTTACTTATGTATGACAATGACACCGATAAGGCATTGACACATTTTCTTAACAGCTCATCGTGA
- the LOC126673727 gene encoding ABC transporter C family member 10-like, producing the protein MSSKNFSSSACLTPGSINQDPALVHHHAQSGEVREKKQVMEDLWTLFCGDSGRLKINEGPLRLDIFSQPNSCVNLALMILLDFLLLIILLFISIKKSRTEIPPRLRGVSSLQISSAIFNGCLGLVYLCLAIWTLEENLRKTRTALPLGRWLLMFLQGFTSLSVGLTVSLRGRHFGRTPLRLLAVLAFLVSGIVCAFSVFAVILGNGVSVKVALDIVSFPAAILLLFCACKSYKQDEIDDNQNGLYAPLNGDQASSVNKSDQATPFAKAGVFSNMSFWWLNPLMKKGKEKTLEDEDMPKLRRADQAKSCYAQFLEQVNKQEQAKSSSQPSLLRTIVSCHSNEIFVSGSFALLKILTLSAGPMLLNNFILAAEGKSGFKYEGYILALALFILKILGSLSQQQWNFRSRLIGLKVRSLLTAAIYRKQLRLSNAGRLMHSGSEIMNYVTVDAYRIGEFPFWFHQTWTTSLQLCISLVILFNAVGLATVAALVVLIITALCNIPLAKLQHKYQSKLMVAQDKRLKACTEALVNMKVLKLYAWEKHFKNVIEDLRKVEYKWLSAVQLRRAYNGLLFWCSPLLVSTATFGACYFLNVPLHANNVFTFIATLQLVQDPIRTIPDVIGVVIQAKVAFARIVKYLDAPELQNGNVRQKQYIKNANHAVSIESANFSWEEKSSKPTLRNVNLEIRPGDKLAVCGEVGSGKSSLLAAILGEVPKTQGTIKVYGRIAYVSQTAWIQSGTVRENILFGSAIDIQRYHDTLERCSLVKDLDLLPHGDLTEIGERGVNLSGGQKQRIQLARALYKDADIYLLDDPFSAVDAQTAMSLFNEYIMGALARKTVLLVTHQVDFLPAFDSVLLMSDGDILRSASYHQLLASSQEFQDLVNAHKETAGSKRLTGIITTKRTGSSIKKSYIQKQLQASKGNQSIKQEEREIGDTGLKPYIQYLSQNKGYLLFSIAALSQVILVIGQISQSSWMAANVDKPDVTPLRLIVVYLIIGATSSVFIFMRSLSTVMLGLQSSTSLFSQLLHSLFRSPMSFYDSTPLGRILSRVSSDLSIVDLDVPFGLVFVVATATIAYSNLGILAVVAWQVLFVSIPMIYLAIRLQRYYFASAKELMRINGTTKSLVANHLAESVAGAMTIRSFEEEERFFAEYLDLVDTNASPFFHNFAANEWLIQRLEALSAIVLASATLCMVSLPPGTFSPGLVGMALSYGLSLNVFLVSSIQTQCTIANYIISVERLNQYMHIPSEAPEVIEDNRSPPYWPTVGKVEICDLQIRYRSDAPLVLRGISCTFQGGHKIGIVGRTGSGKTTLIGAIFRLVEPTGGKIIVDGMDISKIGLHDLRSRFGIIPQDPTLFSGTVRYNLDPLSQHTDQEIWEVLGKCQLREAVQEKDNGLDSMVMEDGANWSMGQRQLFCLGRALLRRSRVLVLDEATASIDNATDLILQKTIRSEFATCTVITVAHRIPTVMDCTMVLTISDGELVEYDEPTRLMNNKGSMFGQLVKEYWSHYHSAESH; encoded by the exons ATGAGCAGCAAAAACTTCTCTTCGTCTGCATGTTTGACACCAGGCTCTATAAACCAGGATCCGGCACTAGTCCATCATCATGCCC AGTCAGGAGAGGTAAGAGAGAAGAAACAAGTTATGGAGGATTTATGGACACTATTTTGTGGGGATTCTGGAAGATTAAAGATAAATGAAGGGCCACTGAGGTTAGATATTTTCAGTCAGCCTAATTCATGTGTCAATCTTGCCTTGATGATTTTGCTGGATTTCTTGCTTTTGATCATACTTCTATTCAtctcaataaaaaaatcacgGACTGAAATTCCACCTCGATTACGGGGCGTTTCGAGTTTGCAGATAAGCTCTGCCATCTTTAATGGCTGTCTTGGACTGGTGTACTTATGCTTAGCCATATGGACTTTAGAAGAGAATTTGAGGAAAACTCGAACTGCCTTACCCTTAGGCAGGTGGTTACTTATGTTCTTACAAGGGTTCACATCTTTGTCAGTTGGTCTAACCGTAAGTCTTCGAGGGAGACATTTCGGGAGAACTCCGTTGCGGTTACTGGCTGTTCTTGCATTCTTGGTTTCTGGAATTGTATGTGCTTTTTCCGTCTTTGCTGTCATTTTAGGCAATGGAGTATCAGTTAAGGTGGCTTTGGATATTGTGTCTTTTCCAGCAGCAATACTATTGCTGTTTTGTGCTTGTAAGAGCTATAAACAGGATGAGATTGATGACAACCAAAATGGCCTTTATGCTCCTTTAAATGGCGATCAGGCCAGCAGCGTTAATAAATCTGATCAAGCTACTCCATTTGCTAAAGCAGGAGTTTTCAGTAACATGTCATTTTGGTGGTTGAACCCACTGATGAAAAAGGGCAAAGAAAAGACTCTTGAGGATGAAGATATGCCAAAGTTGCGTCGAGCAGATCAAGCAAAAAGCTGTTATGCGCAGTTCTTAGAGCAAGTCAACAAGCAAGAACAAGCTAAATCATCCTCTCAACCCTCACTACTGAGGACAATTGTATCATGCCACTCGAACGAAATTTTTGTTTCGGGTTCCTTCGCGTTACTAAAGATACTTACTCTGTCAGCAGGTCCTATGCTTCTTAATAATTTCATTTTGGCTGCAGAAGGAAAATCAGGTTTTAAATACGAAGGCTATATATTAGCCTTAGCACTTTTCATCTTAAAAATCTTAGGGTCATTATCACAACAGCAATGGAATTTTCGGTCCAGGCTCATCGGTTTGAAGGTCAGATCCTTGCTCACGGCTGCAATATATAGGAAACAATTGAGGCTATCAAATGCTGGTAGATTGATGCACTCAGGCAGTGAGATAATGAACTATGTCACAGTAGATGCTTATAGAATTGGCGAATTTCCCTTTTGGTTTCATCAGACTTGGACAACAAGCCTCCAGCTCTGCATCTCTTTGGTCATTTTGTTCAATGCGGTAGGGCTAGCAACAGTTGCAGCTTTGGTAGTTCTTATAATCACCGCGCTCTGCAATATACCGCTCGCAAAGTTGCAGCATAAATATCAGTCTAAGCTTATGGTGGCACAAGATAAAAGATTAAAGGCCTGCACTGAAGCTTTAGTTAATATGAAGGTGTTGAAATTGTATGCATGGGAAAAACATTTCAAGAATGTTATAGAAGATTTAAGGAAAGTTGAGTATAAATGGTTATCAGCAGTACAATTGCGAAGAGCATATAACGGTTTACTTTTTTGGTGTTCTCCTCTGTTGGTCTCTACTGCTACATTTGGTGCATGTTATTTCCTCAATGTTCCTCTTCATGCTAATAATGTTTTCACTTTTATCGCCACTTTACAGCTTGTGCAAGATCCGATTCGAACTATACCTGATGTTATTGGAGTTGTTATTCAAGCAAAGGTTGCCTTTGCGCGAATTGTGAAGTATCTAGATGCACCAGAATTGCAGAATGGAAATGTTCGACAGAAGCAATATATAAAGAATGCAAACCATGCCGTTTCAATTGAGTCTGCCAATTTTTCATGGGAAGAGAAGTCATCAAAACCCACACTCAGAAATGTAAACTTGGAGATTAGACCGGGCGACAAATTGGCTGTCTGCGGAGAAGTTGGCTCAGGCAAATCGTCACTTCTAGCTGCAATTCTTGGAGAAGTTCCAAAGACACAGGGAACT ATTAAGGTTTATGGGAGGATTGCCTATGTTTCGCAAACAGCTTGGATACAGAGTGGAACAGTAAGggaaaatatattatttggcTCTGCTATTGATATCCAACGATACCACGACACACTCGAGAGGTGTTCTCTGGTGAAGGACCTTGACTTGCTTCCTCATGGTGATCTTACGGAAATAGGGGAAAGAGGAGTCAATCTGAGTGGCGGTCAAAAGCAGCGTATTCAACTTGCCCGGGCTCTCTATAAGGATGCTGACATTTATCTCTTGGATGATCCTTTCAGTGCGGTTGATGCACAAACTGCCATGAGCTTGTTTAAT GAATATATCATGGGGGCACTTGCAAGGAAGACAGTCTTACTTGTGACACATCAAGTTGATTTCCTGCCTGCATTTGATTCTGTTCTG TTGATGTCAGATGGGGACATCCTGCGATCAGCTTCTTATCATCAGCTGTTGGCCTCGAGCCAAGAATTTCAGGACCTTGTCAATGCTCACAAAGAGACGGCAGGTTCCAAAAGGCTTACTGGTATTATTACAACCAAAAGAACAGGATCATCTATCAAGAAGAGCTACATACAAAAGCAACTTCAAGCATCAAAAGGAAATCAATCGATCAAGcaagaagaaagagaaatagGAGATACAGGATTGAAGCCTTACATTCAGTATCTGAGTCAGAACAAAGGATACTTGCTGTTTTCCATAGCTGCTCTCAGTCAGGTTATTCTTGTGATTGGTCAGATTTCACAGAGTTCTTGGATGGCAGCTAATGTCGACAAGCCTGATGTCACTCCATTGCGATTAATCGTTGTCTACTTGATCATCGGTGCTACATCATCCGTGTTTATATTTATGAGATCTCTCTCTACAGTCATGTTGGGTCTTCAATCATCAACGTCTCTATTTTCTCAGCTACTACATTCCCTTTTCCGTTCACCTATGTCCTTCTATGACTCCACGCCACTAGGAAGAATACTTAGTCGG GTATCATCAGATCTGAGTATTGTTGATCTTGATGTCCCATTTGGTTTAGTCTTTGTTGTGGCAACGGCAACAATTGCTTATTCTAATCTTGGAATACTGGCTGTTGTTGCCTGGCAAGTGCTGTTTGTCTCCATACCAATGATTTATCTGGCAATTCGTCTGCAG AGATACTATTTTGCCTCTGCGAAAGAGTTGATGCGGATCAATGGTACAACCAAATCTTTGGTGGCGAACCATCTAGCTGAATCTGTAGCAGGGGCTATGACAATTCGCTCTTTTGAGGAGGAAGAGCGATTCTTTGCTGAATATCTTGACCTCGTCGACACAAATGCTAGCCCTTTCTTTCACAACTTTGCAGCAAACGAATGGCTGATTCAACGGTTGGAAGCACTTAGTGCAATCGTTCTTGCCTCTGCAACACTCTGCATGGTTTCGCTTCCTCCTGGAACTTTTAGCCCAG GATTGGTTGGAATGGCACTTTCCTATGGTCTTTCCTTAAACGTGTTTTTGGTTTCCTCAATTCAAACTCAGTGCACCATAGCGAATTACATCATTTCTGTCGAAAGGCTTAATCAATACATGCATATCCCAAGTGAAGCCCCTGAGGTGATAGAAGATAACCGTTCCCCGCCCTATTGGCCAACAGTGGGTAAAGTGGAGATCTGTGATTTACAG ATAAGATATAGGTCTGATGCACCACTAGTTCTTCGAGGAATCAGTTGCACTTTTCAGGGAGGGCACAAGATTGGCATTGTTGGCCGTACTGGCAGTGGAAAGACTACTCTTATTGGAGCTATATTCCGTCTAGTGGAGCCAACCGGAGGAAAGATTATTGTAGATGGCATGGATATCTCAAAAATTGGGCTGCATGATCTGAGGTCACGATTCGGAATAATTCCTCAAGATCCAACTCTCTTTAGTGGAACTGTGAGATACAATTTGGACCCCTTGTCTCAGCACACTGATCAGGAGATATGGGAG GTTCTTGGGAAGTGCCAGCTTCGAGAGGCTGTCCAGGAGAAAGACAATGGTCTAGACTCCATGG TTATGGAAGACGGAGCGAATTGGAGCATGGGGCAGAGACAATTATTTTGCTTGGGGCGTGCACTTCTAAGGAGAAGTCGAGTATTGGTGCTTGATGAAGCAACTGCATCAATTGACAATGCAACCGACTTGATCTTACAGAAAACTATCCGGTCTGAGTTTGCCACTTGCACTGTGATCACAGTAGCTCACAGGATACCAACAGTTATGGATTGCACCATGGTTCTCACTATCAGTGATG GAGAACTAGTAGAGTATGATGAGCCGACGAGGTTAATGAATAACAAAGGTTCAATGTTTGGGCAGCTGGTGAAGGAATACTGGTCTCATTATCACTCTGCAGAATCACATTGA